One window of Mauremys mutica isolate MM-2020 ecotype Southern chromosome 6, ASM2049712v1, whole genome shotgun sequence genomic DNA carries:
- the GCNT1 gene encoding beta-1,3-galactosyl-O-glycosyl-glycoprotein beta-1,6-N-acetylglucosaminyltransferase, which translates to MSSEMLRRKFRFCHILRFRHLLVLLFTLVAFSVLKSNQKPDFLNHRHLELTGEDPTSNINCSKILQGDIEEIQKVKLEMLTVSFKKRPKLTASDYINMTTDCASFTKMRKYIMEPLSKEEAEFPIAYSIVVYHKIDMLDRLLRSIYAPQNYYCIHVDKKSPESFLAAVKGIVSCFDNVFIASQLESVVYASWSRVQADLNCMKDLYRRSTNWKYLINLCGMDFPIKTNQEMVEKLKALKGENSLETEKMPSNKEIRWKKHYEIVDGKLKNMGIDKQPPPLSTPIFSGSAYFVASRRFVEYVLENSKILEFIEWAKDTYSPDEYLWATIQRIPEVPGAVSSSDKYDVSDMNALARFVKWHYFEGDVSKGAPYPPCNGIHVRSVCVFGVGDLNWMLQKHHLFANKFDTDVDPFAIQCLEEYLREKALHQHKN; encoded by the coding sequence ATGTCATCTGAAATGCTGAGAAGAAAATTTCGTTTTTGTCATATTTTACGCTTCAGGCACCTCCTTGTGCTACTTTTTACTTTAGTGGCCTTTTCGGTTCTAAAAAGTAACCAAAAGCCAGACTTCTTGAATCACAGACATCTAGAGCTGACTGGGGAAGATCCTACCAGTAATATTAACTGCTCTAAGATACTGCAGGGTGATATAGAGGAAATTCAAAAAGTAAAGCTTGAGATGTTAACTGTGTCATTTAAGAAACGCCCTAAGCTAACAGCAAGTGATTATATTAATATGACAACAGATTGTGCCTCTTTTACCAAGATGCGGAAGTATATTATGGAACCTCTCAGTAAAGAAGAAGCTGAATTTCCAATTGCCTATTCAATAGTGGTATATCACAAAATAGACATGCTTGATAGACTTCTAAGATCAATCTATGCTCCTCAGAATTATTACTGCATTCATGTTGACAAAAAGTCTCCAGAATCTTTTCTGGCAGCAGTTAAGGGAATTGTGTCCTGTTTTGATAATGTCTTTATTGCCAGCCAATTGGAGAGCGTAGTGTATGCTTCGTGGAGCAGGGTACAGGCAGACCTCAACTGCATGAAAGATCTCTACAGGAGAAGTACAAACTGGAAATATTTGATAAATCTTTGCGGTATGGACTTTCCTATTAAGACCAACCAGGAAATGGTGGAGAAATTGAAAGCCCTAAAGGGTGAAAACAGCTTAGAAACTGAGAAAATGCCTTCCAACAAAGAAATACGATGGAAAAAACACTATGAAATTGTTGATGGTAAGCTAAAGAACATGGGAATAGACAAACAACCTCCACCTCTTAGTACACCTATTTTCTCTGGCAGTGCCTATTTTGTTGCTAGTAGGAGATTTGTAGAGTACGTGCTAGAAAACAGCAAAATCCTTGAATTTATTGAATGGGCTAAAGACACTTATAGCCCTGATGAATACTTGTGGGCTACTATTCAAAGAATCCCTGAAGTTCCAGGGGCAGTTTCTTCCAGTGACAAATATGACGTTTCTGACATGAATGCTCTTGCCAGGTTTGTAAAGTGGCATTATTTTGAAGGGGATGTGTCAAAAGGTGCCCCCTATCCTCCGTGCAATGGAATTCATgtgcgctctgtgtgtgtgtttggcgtGGGAGACTTGAACTGGATGTTACAGAAACACCACTTATTTGCTAACAAGTTTGATACTGATGTTGACCCCTTTGCAATTCAGTGCTTAGAAGAATATTTGAGAGAGAAAGCTTTGCATcaacacaaaaattaa